The window GCTCGATGCCTACCTCGTCGATATCATCGATGATAGAGCGAATGGAGCGGATGGCTTTGGCATAGGCAAAGGAGCGCGGGTAACCGTTCTTGACCATGATATTGTACATGGTGCGCATCAGGTGGATGGTGCCGCCGTAGAGTACCTGCTCTTCATAGTTGTCGCCTTCCGTTTCATTCTGGAAGGTCATAACCACTACTCCGACCCTGGTGGAGCCAACCGCCTTGGCGATGGCAAGGGCGGTTTCCTGGGCCTGGCCGCTGATGTTCTGGTCGACAGCGACACAGCCCCAGATGCCTGAGCCGTCTTTGTACTTCTGGCGGGTGACCGGGCCAGGACCATTTGGGACAAAGAGTACTACGTCCACATCCTTGGGTGGCTTGATTGTGCCGTAAAGTACCGCAAAACCGTGGGCGAAACTGAGGGTCTGGCCAGGGCGAAGGTGGGCGTGAATGGATTCGTAATAGACTGATGGCTGGGCCGGGTCTTGTAGCAGGATGTGTACCACGTCGGCTTTTTGAACTGCCTCTTCGATGGAGTAGACTTCAAAGCCATCGGCTTCAGCTTTGTCCCAGCTTGAATGGCGATGGCGATCTCCAGCACCGACGATTACCTTGATACCGCTTTCACGCATATTCATGCTCTGGGCGCGCCCCTGACTGCCGTAGCCGATAACGGCCACAACCTTGTCGGTAAGCAGTTCAAGGTTCACATCTTCATCACGATATATTTTTTCAAAATTTGTAGCGTTCATATCAACCTCATTTTTTATGCTTTTTGTGCTGTTGTGTTGATGGAGTCAACCTGCATCCATGTTGCTCCAGTATGGATGCCGGTGAGTGTAGTCGTGGAACAGGTTCCACAGGTTCTCGTGCTCATTGGTGTTTTAAGCGATCTCTTCTGTGGAGTTGCCGGTTTGCACAATCGCAGCCAGCAGTACATCGGTGCCTGCAGCGCAATCCTGCCATGAGGTGTTCTCAATCTCGGCATGGCTTCTGCCGTCAATAGAAGGAACAAATATCATGGCACTGGGCGTTTGCTGGTTGATGTAAATCGTGTCGTGGGAGGCGCCGGAAACCATATCGAGGGATTCCAGGCCGAGTTTGGCGGCGCTGTCATGGACGAGTTTGACCAGTTCAGGGTGAAACGGGGCCCGCTCAACTTCCCACAATTTGTTGATGGTAACTGTGCATCCGGCACTTTCGGCAATTTCGGCAAGGGCAGTTTCAACCTCGGTACATACCCGGTCGGTCTCATCTTCTTCCCAGCCCCGGATGTCGATGGTGAAATGTACTTTTCCGGCAATGACGTTTCGGGAGTTGGGGATGGGATGTACTTCGCCAACGGAGGCGACAACTTCATCGGCGTTACGACCGGCTTCGAAAATTCTGGCGTTCATCAGGGCGAAACAGTAGAGGGCGTCCTGTCGTGAGTCCATCGGGGTTGGGCCGACATGGTTGGTGACACCAGTTACTTCGATATCGTACCAGCGCAGGCAGACGATGCCTTTGGGAACTCCGATGGAGATACCTTTTTGCTCCAGCACCGGGCCCTGTTCGATATGGCATTCAAAATTGGCATGGATCGGACCGGGCTCAAAAGGTTCGGTACCTTTGTAGCCAATGCGCTCCAGTTCGTCACCAAGTCGCTTGCCTTCAAGGTCGGTGAGATCGTGCATTCTGGCAAGTGGCAGTTTGCCTGCGAAATATCCTGAGCCTGTGGTGCCGGGGGTGAATCTGCTGCCTTCCTCGTTGGTCCAGTTCACAACGATCAGGTCACGCTCAAGCTGGATACCGGCGTC of the Desulfosediminicola ganghwensis genome contains:
- the ilvC gene encoding ketol-acid reductoisomerase is translated as MNATNFEKIYRDEDVNLELLTDKVVAVIGYGSQGRAQSMNMRESGIKVIVGAGDRHRHSSWDKAEADGFEVYSIEEAVQKADVVHILLQDPAQPSVYYESIHAHLRPGQTLSFAHGFAVLYGTIKPPKDVDVVLFVPNGPGPVTRQKYKDGSGIWGCVAVDQNISGQAQETALAIAKAVGSTRVGVVVMTFQNETEGDNYEEQVLYGGTIHLMRTMYNIMVKNGYPRSFAYAKAIRSIRSIIDDIDEVGIEPYLTSRASRTCEFAVRHSGPRVINEEEMEKIFEETENGIFARNWLQEFSLGMPTLHRMRRTCAESDMEQTGEIWREKFGK
- a CDS encoding Zn-dependent hydrolase, translated to MIRCNPTRLEQFMTEIARFGATDRGGVTRLALTDEDRDARNQLKQWFEAAGAATHIDPMGNMFFTLAGKQRSLPPIMTGSHCDSQPQGGRFDGILGIIAGLEVMCALKDAGIQLERDLIVVNWTNEEGSRFTPGTTGSGYFAGKLPLARMHDLTDLEGKRLGDELERIGYKGTEPFEPGPIHANFECHIEQGPVLEQKGISIGVPKGIVCLRWYDIEVTGVTNHVGPTPMDSRQDALYCFALMNARIFEAGRNADEVVASVGEVHPIPNSRNVIAGKVHFTIDIRGWEEDETDRVCTEVETALAEIAESAGCTVTINKLWEVERAPFHPELVKLVHDSAAKLGLESLDMVSGASHDTIYINQQTPSAMIFVPSIDGRSHAEIENTSWQDCAAGTDVLLAAIVQTGNSTEEIA